The Malus domestica chromosome 10, GDT2T_hap1 genome contains a region encoding:
- the LOC103445361 gene encoding probable glucan endo-1,3-beta-glucosidase A6, producing the protein MELGFLPLLIICLSFSISSAELAPKVGVNYGQLGNNLPPPSQSVKLIQSLKAKRVKLYDANPKILTALRNTDLQVSIMVPNELINNISSNQTLADHWVHTNVVPFYPETLIRYLLVGNEILSQPDKQIWYNLVPAMRKIKAALKTHRITKVKVGTPLAMDVLESSFPPSNGTFRSDVSGLVLKPLLKFINKTKSFFFVDVYTYFPWSSDPTNIDLGYALFESKNITVTDPVSGLTYHNLFDQMVDALIFAMKRLGYPDTRIWIAETGWPSGGDYDQIGANIRNAATYNRNVVKKFNAKPPVGTPARPGVVFPSFVFALFNENTKTGPSTERNFGLLYPNGSHVYPIDLSGKTPVSEYPPLPAAKNNKPYKGPIWCMVAKGANRSAVASALSYACSQGNKTCDPIQPGGKCFKPDTLSWHASYAFSAYWAQFRKAGGSCYFGGLATQTIKDPSYGSCKFPGAKL; encoded by the exons ATGGAGCTGGGTTTTCTCCCCCTGCTCATCATCTGCCTCTCATTTTCCATTTCCA GTGCGGAGCTCGCCCCCAAGGTGGGTGTGAACTACGGCCAGCTGGGCAACAACCTCCCACCGCCGTCGCAGTCGGTGAAGCTCATCCAGTCTCTCAAGGCCAAGCGAGTCAAGCTCTACGATGCCAACCCCAAAATCCTCACCGCCCTCCGTAACACCGACCTCCAGGTCTCCATCATGGTCCCCAACGAGCTCATCAACAACATCTCCTCCAATCAGACGCTCGCCGACCATTGGGTCCACACCAACGTCGTCCCCTTTTACCCGGAGACTCTGATTCGATACCTCCTTGTTGGAAACGAAATCCTCAGCCAACCCGATAAACAAATCTGGTATAATCTCGTGCCGGCAATGCGGAAAATCAAAGCCGCTCTGAAGACCCACCGAATCACAAAAGTGAAAGTCGGAACCCCATTGGCCATGGACGTCCTCGAATCGTCGTTTCCGCCGTCGAACGGCACGTTTCGGTCCGATGTTTCGGGTTTGGTCCTCAAACCCTTGTTGAAATTTATCAACAAAACCAAGTCTTTCTTCTTCGTCGATGTCTACACGTATTTCCCTTGGTCCTCCGACCCGACCAACATCGATTTGGGCTACGCTTTGTTCGAATCCAAGAACATTACAGTCACCGACCCGGTTTCCGGCTTAACTTACCACAACCTCTTCGATCAAATGGTGGACGCTTTGATTTTCGCGATGAAAAGACTCGGGTACCCAGATACTCGGATTTGGATCGCCGAAACGGGCTGGCCCAGCGGTGGCGACTACGATCAGATTGGCGCTAACATCCGTAACGCCGCCACTTACAACCGAAACGTTGTAAAAAAATTCAACGCCAAACCGCCGGTCGGGACTCCGGCCCGACCGGGTGTAGTGTTCCCCAGCTTCGTCTTCGCTCTATTCAACGAGAACACCAAAACGGGTCCAAGCACGGAGCGGAATTTCGGGTTGCTATACCCGAACGGGTCGCATGTGTACCCGATTGACTTGAGCGGGAAGACTCCCGTGTCGGAGTACCCGCCGTTGCCGGCGGCGAAGAATAACAAGCCATATAAGGGGCCGATTTGGTGCATGGTGGCGAAGGGAGCGAATAGGAGCGCGGTGGCGTCGGCTCTATCGTACGCCTGCTCGCAGGGGAATAAAACCTGTGACCCGATTCAACCCGGAGGGAAGTGCTTTAAACCGGATACGTTGTCTTGGCACGCGAGCTATGCGTTTAGCGCGTATTGGGCTCAGTTTAGGAAGGCTGGTGGGAGCTGTTACTTCGGCGGGCTCGCTACTCAAACCATCAAGGATCCAA GTTATGGATCCTGCAAGTTCCCCGGTGCCAAACTGTGA